From the bacterium genome, the window TCGAGTAGCTCGCTCAGATCCGGATTGTGCGCGCGTTCGGCAGCGAGGCTCGGATACGCCGTGGCCAACGGTGTTGCCAGGAAGTTCTCCAGGTAGCGGCGGAGCATGGCTTTGAGATCACCCTCGAGACTTCCCGAATCCACGTCCTCGAAGGCGGGAAGCTCGCCGAAGGCCTCCACGACGAGCGGAAGCTTGGACGGCCAGCGCCGGTAGATCGTCGCCTTGCCGACACCCGCCCGATGCGCGACGCCCTCGACCGTCAACGCCGAGAAACCCACCTCGGAAAGGAGATCGAGGGTGGCCTTCAGGATGGCCTGGTGGGCCTCCTCGCTCCGGGGTCGCCCGGCAGTCGCACCCCCGTCTGCTCGAGACCGCACGCCACGTCTCCTTTCGCCGACCTGGAAACACCAACAGGTTCAACCCGTTGCAGCGACCTCAGCTCGGCTCCCGTCGATCCGTGCCTATTACGATACAGTACGTTCCGTTCACAATCATCTGCCCGTGGCCATCCTCCGGGGTCGACGACGACCCCTTTTCCCAGCAGGTCATCGAAGGAGCGGAGACCTTCGACGGGCTGGAAGGCAGGCTGATGAAGGCGAACGAACTGAGCGGCGAACCGCCCTAGCCGATCAGGAACCCTCGCCGAGCTGACGCTCCATACGATCGTTGGCTGCTTCGTGGGCTCGTTCGACGGCGAGACCTGCGCGCTTGGGCGTCGAAAGCCGATCACCGGAATCAGCGTCCAGGGGCTCGGTGTTCACGGAAGCGAACAGGCCGCCGAAAGCGTGCTCGCTCCCTTCCGTGTAGACAGTGAGGCCCACCCAGAGGAGCCCCGCGATGAATAGAAGGCCGAATGCTTTGGCCATGGCGTTCTCCTTGTAGGGGCCGTATCGGCAGATCGGGTGCCGCAATGGAGGGCTTCGACTGGAATGCGCAGGAGATGCGGGAGAGCATCGCCGAGCCACGAAAATCTCGTCCGGCCTGGAGTTCGGAGACGACTGGCCGCAGGACCTGCGCGTCCCCGCGGCCCTGCTTGCGGTGGCACCACAGCGCCGCCATGCTCCGCCCCGCCGATGGACGCCGCACCGCATAAGACCTCTCTCGCCATCCTGTTCAGCGTCGTCATCGTCGACCTGATCGGCTTCGGCATCGTCATGCCCGTGCTGCCCTATTGGGCGGCCGATTTCGGGGCGGACGGATGGACCTATGGGCTGATCCAGAGCTCCTATGCCCTGGCCCAGTTCGCGTTTGCGCCGCTCTGGGGGCGGATTTCGGATCGGGTCGGCCGCAGGCCGGTCATGCTCGTCACCGTGCTGGGAACCGCGCTCTCCCTGGCCTGGCTGGGCTTTGCTGAATCCCTTGCAGGCCTGTTCGCTGCTCGAATCCTCGCGGGGGGCTTTGCCGCGAACATCGGCGTGGCTTCGGCCTATATCACGGATGTCACCTCCGATGAAGACCGCACCCGCTGGATGGGCATGCTAGGTGCGAGCTTCGGCGTGGGATTCACACTCGGCCCGGCGATTGGCGGATTGCTCGCCCCTTACGGATACGCGGTTCCGATGTTTGCCGCAGCAGGCCTTGCGGGGCTGAACTTCGTGTTCGCCGCGTTCGCGCTGCGAAATCCTCCGCACCGAAGCGCGCCAGAGCGCACCCTGGGCCGCATTGAAATCCTGCGCAATCCGCGCGTTCGCCAAGCGTGCATCATCTACCTGTTCTTCTCCCTGGCCGTTGCCCAGCTCGAGAACATGTTTCCTCTGTACATGAAGGACGCATTCCATCTCGACGCCCGCAGCCTGGGTTTCCTGCTCGTGGGCATGGCCCTGGTCATGGGGGGCGTTCAGGGCGGCGGCATGCGAGCGCTGGCGGCACGCTATTCGGAACGCAGCCTGGTCATGGCGGGATCCGCACTCCTCGTCGTCGGCTTCTTCTTCTTGCCCCTGGCGCCGGGCATCGGATTGCTCCTGGTTCCGCTGACCCTCTCTGCAATAGGCCGCGCCATTTCACAACCATCGCTGATGAGCTTGACGTCATTCGAGGCCAGTCCGGAAGCCCGCGGTGCCGTAATGACGACGTACCAATCGATGGCCTCCCTCGCGCGCATCTTCGGCCCTGCAGCCGCTGGCTTCCTCTTCGATCGGAACATGGCCTGGCCCTTCTGGCTTGCCGCAGGCTTGATGGTCGTGGTGCTGGTGCAGAGCCGCGGATTGCGGGGGGAACGGCTCGGCGCCAACGGGCCCGCGATCGCATGACGAGCCTCTTCGCGCCAAGGGTCGTCGAATTCGGCGGCCGCCCAGCCGAAGAGAGACCGCCGCCCGCACCTCCAGCCCTCGACTCAGTCGACCACTGACCCATCCCGGGAGAAGCCGATTCATGCTCGAGAGATTCTTCGATGACCACCGCCAGCTCTTCATTCGTCAACGCAAGGAATGGACCGAGATCATCGTCGACTGGGAAACCCGCAATCAATACGAAGTGTTGGGCTCCGAGCAGGAGAAGCTCGGGACCATCGCTGAGCGAGCCGGCGGAACGGCAGACTTCCTGAAGCGCGCCATCCTGAGATCCCACCGGGGCTTCCAGATCCGCGTGGTAGACCGCGAAAATCAGCTCTTGCTCGAGCTCGCCCGGTCGTTCTTCTTCTTGTTCTCGGATCTCGAGGTGACGGGTGCACAAGGCGAGAGACTCGGCAGCGTGCATCGCCGCTTCGGCATCCTCTACAAGCGATATGACCTGCGAGACGCCACCGGGATGACCTTCGCGAAGGTTCGCAGCCCGCTCTGGCGCCTATGGACATTTCCGGTGCTGAGTACCCGCGGCAGCGGGGACTCGGTCATCACCAAACGCTGGAGTGGCGCGCTGCGTGAAGTCTTCGCCGACGCCGATTCGTTCATGATCGACTATGAGCAAGGAACCTGGAGCACGGACGAGCGCGCCGTCATCTTCGCTGCTGCCCTCAGCATCGATTTCGATTTTTTCGAGAACAATCAAGGCGTGCGTGGCATGCTGGACGTGTTCGATTTCTCGTGATGAGCGCCCAGCCGGACATCCCCCTGGAGCTCACCACAGATCGCCTCGCGCTCCGCGCTCTCCACCCGGATCAAGCCGAAGAGATCCTCGCGGGGATTCACGCGTCGTTCCTGAACCTGCATCGCTGGATGGCATGGGCGACGGAAATCCCGACGCTGGAATGGCAGCGCGAGCACTTGGTGGCCCTCCGAGCAAAACATCTAGCCGGCGAATCGCTTTCCTTCTCTCTCTTTCTTCGCGAGGGTGGCGCCTTCGTCGGCAATTGCGGCATCCCACGTCTCGATTGGGACGAGCGTCGCTTCGAAATCGGCTATTGGTGCCACGAGGCCCACGAGGGCGAGGGCTACGTGAGCGAGGCCGTACGAGCCTTGACGGACCTCGCATTCGGCAGCTTCCGAGCACAGCGTGTCGAGCTTCGTATGAGCGAACTCAATCGCAAGAGCTGGCGCGTCGCGGAACGCTGCGAGTTCACGCTCGAGGAGACCCTCTTGAATGACGGATGCCACCCGGATGGCTCGGCTCGCAACACCCGGGTCTACGTCAAGCTCTCGGATCCACGTTGAAGAGAACAGAGGAGAGCGCCACGATCGCACGCTACGCTGAGCCGTTCCGGCCATGCACGGCGCGCCATGCGCCAGCCGGAATTCGTTCCGATCCGCGAACAGACGGGCAAAGCCCCCTCGACCCGGGATGACAAAACCGTGCGAGTGATGATCACAGGTGCAACCGGACTGGTCGGCTTTCATGCCGCCGTGGCTCTTGCCCGGGCCGGGCACGAGACACGTTGCCTTGTACGCAGTGAAGAAAAGTTGCGTCAGGCCTTCTCGAGGTCATCGGTTCCGATGCCCGATTTCGTGGTGGGTGACATGACCGACCCGGAAGCCGTTACGGCAGGCCTCGAGGGCTGCGACGGAGTGCTCCACGCGGCAGGCCTCGTCAGTATCGAAGCGAAACGCGCAGCCGAGGTCATGACGACGAACGTGCGTGGCACGGAGCTCGTCATCGGAGGCGCAGTCGAACGTGGGCTCCGACACATCGCCTACGTCTCCAGCTTCGGTGCGATCTTCGATCCGTGGGGTGGCGATACGAGGGCGGACGGTCCGATCATCGACGCGAACGATGGCTACAGCCGCTCGAAAGCCGACTGTGAAGCCTACGTTCGCCGACTTCAAGATCAGGGGGCTCCGATCGCCACGATCTACCCGAGCGCCATCCACGGCCCTGACGACCCCGGCCTCTCGGAAGCGAACAACGCACTCATCATTTTCGTGCGCACCTGCATCTTCCATACCTCGGGAGGCTACATGTGCGTCGATGCACGAGATCTCGCCGAAGCCCTGGTTGCGATGCTGGCATCCGGTCGAACGCGTCGGGTCATCGCTGCCGGGCATTTCCTGCCGTGGCGTACCCTCGGCGATCTGCTCGCTGGCGTTACCGGCCGGCCCATCCGTCGGATCCCTGGCCCCGGGTGGATGTTTCGAGGCCTGGGCGTGGCCGGCGACGTCGTGCGCCGAATCGTGCCGATCGAATTCCCACTCACCCGTGAGGCGATGACCTTCGTGACCCGGACTCGACTCGTCGAAGATTCTCCCGAACTCGAAGAGCTGGGTGTCACGTGGCGACCGGTGCATGAGACCTATGCCGATTCGCTGCGGTGGTTGATCGCCGAAGGCCACCTCGATCGAAAGCGAGCACCTGGGCTGGCGTAGGGGGGGCAATGCAACTGGTAGACCTGACTCGCCTTCTCGATGCGACCGACCTGGAGCGTATGCCCGAGGCGGCGCGTGTTGCGGCGTCCGTGCTCGTTCCGTCGATCGATCCGATCCGGCCAGCCGAAGGCGGCGCCGACATCATGTGTGCGCTTTTCGGCTGCACAAAAGAAGACCTGCCCGATGGCGAAGGTTGGGGCGACGAAACACTCCATTTCTCGAGCCATCTGGGAACCCACGTGGATGCACCTCTCCACTACGGCACGACATGCGAAGGCAAGCCGGCCCGGACGATCACCGACATCGAATTGGGTGAACTCTATTGCGATGGCGTGGTGCTCGACCTTCGCGAGCGCACCGAGCCTGCCAAGGGAATCACGGTCGAAGCGTTGCAGGCTGCGATCGACGAAACGGGCGCACGGATCGGGCCCGAAACCGCCGTACTCCTCCGAACCGGCCAGGAGCGATTCGGCCTCGGTGACCTCCAGTTCTACCTCTACCCCGGGATGACGCGTGAGGGCACGCTCTTCCTGGCGGAACTCGGAGCGAAGGTTCTAGGCACCGATGCGGCCGGCTGGGACCGGCCCTTCCTCGAGATGCGACGTGCCTTCACCGAGACCGGGGATCCAGGCGAAATCTGGGACGGTCACTTTGCTGGCCGGGAGCGAGAAGTCTTCATCGTGCAGCAGCTCGACAATCTCGCGGCCCTTCCTCCGGCCGGATTCAAAGTCGGCTTCTTCCCCATGAAACTCGCTGCCTGTAGTGCAGCGCCAGCGAGGGTCGTAGCGTTCCTGGACTGAGGCGCCCTGGGCCTGTGTGGACGCATTCGGGTGCTGGCGATAGCATGCTCCCTTCCTTTCCCATCCTTCCTGATCAGCCGGAGACACCATGAAAGCCGCCGTCCTCACCGAACTCAACAAGCCCCTCGAAATCCGCGATGACGTCGGCCTGGTCGATATCGGCCCGGGCGAAGTCCACGTGAAGATCGTCTCGAGCGGCGTCTGCCATTCGGACGTATCGGCCCAGAACGGCACGATCCCGGTGGGCACGCCCTGCGTGCTCGGCCACGAAGGTGCGGGCATCGTCCAGGAAGTGGGCCCCGGCGTCAGCGAGCTTGCGGCCGGCGATCCGGTGATCATTTCCTTCACGCCCGCCTGCCGGAACTGCAAGAGCTGCCTGCGCGGCGAGGCTTACCTCTGTCAGAGCATGGGGCCGATGTTCACGCCGCATTTCGTGCTCGACGGCAACCCGACCATGGGCATGGCCGGCTGTGGAACCTTTGCCGAGGAAATGATCATCCCGGAAAGCGCGGCCGTGAAGGTGGACGACGACATCCCGCTCGGGCTGGTGTCGCTGATCGGTTGTGGCGTGACGACTGGCGTGGGCGCCGCCATCAACACCGCCAAGGTGACTCCGGGCAGCTCGGTGGTCGTGATCGGTGCGGGCGGTGTCGGCATCTCCGCGATCCAGGGCGCACGCATTGCGGGGGCTGCCGAGATCCTGGCAGTCGATCTGGTCGATTCGAAGCTGGCCATTGCGAAGCAATTCGGCGCGACCCACGTCTGCAAGCCTGACGACCTCGAAGGCTTGAAGACGGAAATCACCGGCGGTGAGGGCTTCGACTACGCCCTGGAGTGCATCGGAAATCCCGCGACCATCCGAGCCACGTACGACGCGGCTCGCCGTGGTGGAACCGCCGTGATCGTGGGCGTCGGCCGCATGGAGCAGAAGATCGAGTTCTCGGCTTTCGAATTCTTCTTCGGGGACAAGACACTGCGTGGTTCCATGTATGGCAGTGCCAACGTGCGCACCTTCATGCCGAAGCTGCTTCGCCTCTGGAAAGCCGGCAAGCTCGATCTCGAAAACATGGTCAGCCAACGCATCAAGCTCGACGAAGTGAACGAAGCCTTCCGTGCCATGCAGGAAGGCGAGGTCATCCGCTCGGTGATCGATTTCGCCTAGGCAGTAGTCCCCGAAATCGCTCCCGCAGTCAAGATAGAGGCCCGTCCCATGGGGAAACTGTTCTGGCGGCTGGCGAGTGGCCTTGGAGCGCTCTTGCTCCTGGTGCTGGGTGTGGCGCTCGTGGGATTGGGCTTGCGCTGGGCACAGGTGACCTTCTTCTACGCACCCACGCATCCGGAACATGCGTCGGAGAAGGCGGCCTATCTAGCAGCCGTTTCAGCGGAGAAGCTGGCGGAACCACCGAACTTCGTCGTGATCTTCTTCGACGATCTCGGATGGGGTGATCTCGGAAGCTACGGCAGCCAACTGATTCGCACCCCGCACATCGACCAGGCGGCAGCCGAAGGCCTGCGGATGACGGATTTCTACTCGGCTTCGCCGGTGTGTACGCCGTCTCGTGCGGCACTCCTCACCGGCCGCTTTCCCGTGCGAACGGGAACGCAGTACCACGTCTTCTTTCCCGAAGGGACTCTCGTCGGGACGATTCGAAAGATGTTGGGCGTGGGCAATGAATTGCCTACCGATGAGATCCTTTTGCCCGAAGCCCTGGGTGCCGCCGGCTATGCCACCGGCATGATTGGTAAGTGGCACCTGGGAGATCGGTCCGGGCATCTGCCCAACGATTTCGGTTTCCAAGAGTACGTCGGAGTCCGCTTCAGCAACGACATGCAGCCCTTGCATCTCTTTCGGAACGACGAGATCGAGATTCGCGACGAAACACCGCTCGTCAACCGCGGTTCATTCCGAGATGAGGATGCCGATGTCGAAATGGTCGGGATGGATCAGCGGCAGTTGACCCGACGTTTCACCGAGGAGGCGCTCTCGGTCCTCGACGCACACAAGGCTGGGCCTTTCCTCCTCTACCTCGCGCATACGGCACCGCACGTACCGCACTTCGCGGATCCGGAGCATGCGGGTTCCTCTGAAGGCGGTGTCTACGGCGATGTGGTCGAGGATCTCGACCGCAGTACGGGTGCAATCCTCGAAGCTCTCGACCGGCTCGGCCTTGCAGAGAACACCCTGGTCCTGATCACGAGCGACAATGGCGCGGACTACAATGGGAGCCCGGGCAACCTTCGGGGCAGGAAGGGAGAGGTGCTCGAGGGCGGACAACGCGTACCGATGATCGCACGTTGGCCCGGGCGAATTCCCGCGGGAGGCGTGAGCGACGAGATTGCCATGAACATCGATATCTTCCCGACGCTCCTGGGCCTTGCGGGTATTCCGTTGCCGGAGGATCGGATCGTGGACGGAGCCGATCTCAGCAATGTCTTCGAGAAGGGCGCAGCCTCTCCGCATGAGCTGCTCTTCTATTTTCCGACCCTCGGCGGCGAACCCGCCGGTGCCCGGAATGCGCGCTTCAAGTATCTCGCGTCCACTGGAGATCTCGGGCGCGACAAGAGCATGCTCTCCGATGTGCATCGGGATCAAGAAGGCCACAATCTGATCCGTCGCTTTCCGGAGGACGGTGAGAGATTGGGCAACGCCGTCGACCGGTTGGCGGAAGAACTCGAGAACAACCCCCGCGGCTGGCGCTAGCATCGGGCACCAAAGGAGAATCCGTGAGAGCTGTCATCTGCAGAGAATTCGGGCCGCCGGAAAAACTGGTCGTCGAGGAGGTGCCCGATCCCGTGGCCGGACCGGGCCAGCTGGTCGTCGACGTCCGCGCGGCAGGGGTGACGTTCCCCGACGCATTGATCATCGAGGATGCCTACCAGTTCAAGGCAACGCCTCCCTTCTTTCCCGGTGGAGAGGTTGCCGGCATCGTCCGGGAGGTCGGTGAAGGCGTCGATGGATTTGCGATTGGTGATTCCGTGATCGGCGCTACGGGAATTACGGGTGGCTTTGCTGAGCAAGCCCTGGTCAGTGCTATCAGCACGCGACCCATGCCCGAACGCATCGGCTTTGCCGAGGCGACGGGCATGCAATATGCGTACGGCACCTCGCACTACGCCTTGAAGTATCGAGGCCAGCTGCAGAAGGGTGAAACACTTCTCGTGCTCGGTGCCGGAGGAAACGTCGGCCTGGCGGCGGTAGAGCTGGGCAAGCTCGCGGGTGCACGGGTCATCGCAGCCGCATCGAGCGCCGACAAGCTCGCCCTCTGCCGCGAACGCGGCGCCGACGAAACGATCGACTACTCCGTCGAAGACTTGAAGGAACGCACGAAAGCCCTCACCGATGGTCGGGGTGCCGATGTCGTCTATGACGCAGTCGGCGGTGAATACGCCGAGGCCGCCCTTCGTGCCACCGCATGGAACGGGCGCTTCCTGGTCATCGGTTTTACCGCAGGTATCCCCAAGATCCCGTTGAACCTGACGCTCTTGAAGGGCTGCCAGATCGTTGGCGTCTTCTTTGGCGCCATGGTGGGCCGGGAACCCGAGACCCGGGATGCCATCGTCCGCGATCTCGACCGGCTGACCGCCTCCGGCCAGCTCAATCCCTATGTCTCCAAACGCTACACCCTCGACGAAGCTCCGCAGGCTCTACGTGATCTCCAGGAGCGCCGCATCCTGGGCAAGGTCGTCATCGAGCCCTGAACCCGACGAGGGGACGCTAGAGGACTTTGCTGGCAACGAGCTCGAGGCAGCGCCAGCCGTGCTCGGGAGGCAGCCCCCCCACGAGGGGATGGAGGAGAAGGGGCCAACCTGTTTGGATGAGGCTTCTCGCCTCGTCGGGGGAGAGAATGCGGTAGTTGCCTTCTTCGGCGCGCAAGGCTTCGACGGTCCGGACCTGCGAGCCGCTGGCACTCACATTCGTTCCACCGGCGGCCATCCACTTGCCGTACGTCATTGCATCGTGCAGAAGGTAGGAACCGATTTCGGCCCAGGCCCGATCCGGATCTTCAGCGACGAAGACGCAGGTCGGCGCGTCGGGGGGTGGATTGATGAACAAGCCGGGCGTCGTGCCGAACTCTCTGCAGGCGTCGGCGTAGAGCTGCTCGAGCTCTGGCGGTCCACCCTGGCCTATCATGCCCATCCCAAAACGGGCAGCTCGCCGAATGGCCGCGGGAGATGCGCCCCCCATGAGAAGCGGCGGCCCGCCGGCGGAGAGCGGCATGGGTGTAACTCGAACGGGCCGGCCCTCGTAGCTGAAGCGTTCCCCTGTCCAGGCTTGCTGCATCGCCTCCAGGCAGGCGTCCATCCGTTTGCCACGCTGGCGCTTGTCGCGCCCGAACATCGCGTATTCTTCCTCGCGGTAGCCAAGAGCGCAGACGTAGGAGACCCGGCCTCCGGACACGATGTCCAGCACGGCCATCTGCTCGGCAAGATCGATCGGATCGTGGAGTGGAACCAACAACGCGGCGATCTGGATCGGAAGCCTGCGGGTACGGGCCGCCAGGGCGGAGGCCAGCACGAAAGGCGCGGAAAGATAGCCGTCCGAAGAGCCGTGATGCTCGGAGACGATCGCCATCATGCAACCGTTCTTCTCACCCCAGACGCACATCTCCATCGCCGCCTGGTAGAGATCCTGAATCGGCCCACCCGAGGCCGGGGATCGCATATCGAAGCGCAACGTGAACATGGCCTTTGAACTAGCGTGTTCGGCCCGGGCGGCGCTTGCGCTGGCTCATCAGGTCATCGATCAATCGGAGAGCCATTGGCTCCCAACGCGGCGCGAAGAGCGCGTCGGGTCGCACGTCTCGAACCTTCGCGATTGCGAAATCAGCATCCAGATCCTCCGCACAAGCGACGAAATAGGCACCCACCAGAGCGGTTCGATCGCGCCCCATGCTGCAATGGACGAGGGTCTTGCGGCCCGCCTCGGCCTGGGTCTCGAGAAAGGCCTGAGCCTCGGGCAAGCGTTCGAGGCAGGTCGCTTCCGTCTGTTCGTTCGCTTGATCGTCTGCGGGAAGCTCGACCACAGCATGCTCGATCCCAGCCGCACGGAGCGCCTCGCCGTCCACTTCTCGCGTATCCAGGGAAAGCACCGCCCGGAACCCGCCCTCTGCGAGCGCAGCCGCATCCCAGGCCGCACGATTGGGCCCCGGCCGGCCGGCCAACTTCTCGGAAATGATCCAGTAAACGTGTTTCAACGCCTTCTCCCTTGGACGGAACGACACAGAGGCTAGAGAATCGGATGGCTTTGGTCCGCGCTCGAGGAAGTGCCGTGCCCCTGGGTATCGTTGAACCATGAGCGGAGCCAGCTGGATCATGATCGCGGGGCCCTACCGGAGCGGCGCCTCCTCCCAAGAGGAGCGTGCCGCAAGGCTCCGCCTCTTGAATGAGGCCGCACTCGCGGTCTTCGAACGTGGCCACGTTCCGATCATCGGAGTCAACCTCGCCTTGCCGATCATCCAGGCTGCCGGAGAGGCAGACTACGATCGAATCATGATGCCGGTCTCTCTCGCCTTGGCCGAGCGCTGCGATGCGATCCTCCGACTCGGCGGGAAGAGTGCGGGGGCAGACGAAGAGGTGGAACGCGTTCGTGCGCAGGGCGGCCGAGTCTACCTGAGTGTGGAAGAGATCCCGGAAGCCTGAGGTTCAGGCGAGTGAAGCGCTTCCAAGACGCACCGAAGCACACGCTCAGCAGCCCCGTCGCGCTCGTCGGCGCACAACACGCACACCGTCGTGGCCTGCACCGGAAAGTGGAACGCTGAAGCGGTGTAGCCGGGTCCGCCACCATTGTGGCCCCAACACGGGCCGAAGGTCGAGCCGATATCCCCCATCAACCCGAGACCATAGGCGGGCACCGTCCAGCCCTTTGCCGATTCGTCGATTGGGAGCAGACGCGTCATCTCCGCGAGCCCCTCGGACGAAACCAACGATCCACCAGCGAGTGCGGCGAGGAACCGGAGGACTTCCCCAGCCGTCGAAGCCAGCGTTCCATGGAATACCCAACCTGGATCCATCGACTCTCCCACATCACGCGGTGATGCGTCTTGTGTCAGGCGAGAGGTGGAGGCTGGGACCAGCTCGGCGTAGTGAGCATGGGTCTCCAGTACGAATGTCCGCGTCAGCCCGAGTGGCCTGGCGATTCGCGCTTCGACGAGATCCTCGAACCCTGCGTCGGCGACCTGCTCGACGACCTCGCGGAGCAGCCTGTAGCCCGGGTTCGAATATAGGAATCGTTCCCCGGCCTCGTGGACCGGTCCCTTCATCCAGGTGTGGTCTGCGAAAGCAGTGCGGCCCCAGGCCTGGCCCGGCGTGCTGGCCAATGCCGCGTGGTATTCCGGAAGCGACCCGTAGTCGCGCAGACCCGCGCGATGCTGGAGCACATGACGAAGGCTCATCTCGGATGCACCTGGCACTTCCGGATGCCAGCGCGCAAGGGGATCGTCTAGCCCGAGCTGGCCTTCATCGTTCGACTGAACCAGAAGGGCTGCGATGATCGTCTTGGCAAGGCTGTAGATCGGAAAGCGTCCGCCACCTGCCTCGATCTGCTCGTCACCAACGCGAACGCTGAGAGCGCCGGTACGTCCTTCGAGCTCATGCGCCAGAAGAACCTCTAGATCGAGATCAGCGAGACCCACCCTACCGATCGCGCATGAGCCAATCACCAGGCTGTTCGTTCTCGCCG encodes:
- a CDS encoding beta-lactamase family protein, yielding MGLADLDLEVLLAHELEGRTGALSVRVGDEQIEAGGGRFPIYSLAKTIIAALLVQSNDEGQLGLDDPLARWHPEVPGASEMSLRHVLQHRAGLRDYGSLPEYHAALASTPGQAWGRTAFADHTWMKGPVHEAGERFLYSNPGYRLLREVVEQVADAGFEDLVEARIARPLGLTRTFVLETHAHYAELVPASTSRLTQDASPRDVGESMDPGWVFHGTLASTAGEVLRFLAALAGGSLVSSEGLAEMTRLLPIDESAKGWTVPAYGLGLMGDIGSTFGPCWGHNGGGPGYTASAFHFPVQATTVCVLCADERDGAAERVLRCVLEALHSPEPQASGISSTLR